Genomic segment of Desulfuromonadaceae bacterium:
GTTCTTGCCTCAAGCGAGCATTATTGCGGATTTGGACGGGGGATGCAAATTGAATTGTAATAACCGTCCAGGCAACAGGGCGACACCGACATTCTGGATTCAACGTAAAGGGACTGATTTAGCGGAGAAACATCGCGCGCAGCCGCCTTGTCAGTGGCGGTTGCGCTGAAGATATTTATTCTTCGCGACCGAGATGCTCCTGATAACGTTCTTCAATAATCAGCGCCGGTTTGATCAAAAGGGTCACAACAAAGAGTCCGACCGCGAATATTCCCAAGGTTATCCAGCTTCCGGCAAAAAGCAGACTTGATTTGGGCAACAGCCCGGCAACTGCTGACTGAGTCGTCATGCTTTTGTCAAGAGTTGAGACCTGACCCTGTGCTTCGCCCGAACACATCGAAGACGTCAGGTCAAATCGACGGGCAAGCGCCCCCCTCACTGATTACTAGCCCGGCGCTAACACAACCCTCACAATTGACGATTATTTTTATAACGGCGTAGAAAAAAACGTCATAAATAAATGCTAAACTTTTCAACCAGCCTGTTTTTATCAACTTCTCACACCGCTCTAACCGGGGGCTAACAAAGGCGGTCAATACTGGCACCACTGCAAACAACAACCGTGTCGCCGGATCACCCCGGTGAGAAGACAAGCACACGCAAAAGGAGAAAACAGATGTTCAATACCAGCAAAAAACTGATCCTGATGAGCATTTTCAGTATCACCGTCGTCGCCATGATGGCGAGCGCCAGCTTTGCCGTGCAGATCAAGGTCGATGTCAATTTGAGCGATTACGTCAAAGTTCAGGGCGTCGCCGGGAATCTCGGCAGTGTCGGTTCCGACACCCTCAACAACCTGATGACCTTCTGGGCCGAGTCGTTCCGCAAGAAATACCCCAACGTCAATATCCAGATCGAAGGCAAGGGCTCCAGCACCGCCCCTCCCGCGCTGATCGAGGGCACCTCACAGCTGGGTCCCATGTCACGGAAAATGAAGAACAAGGAAGTCGAGGCGTTTGAAGCCAGGTACGGTTTTAAGCCGACCCTGATCGGGGTGGCGCTCGACTCCCTCGCCATCTACGTCAACAAGGACAACCCGCTCGACACCCTTGATCTGAAAGATGTTGACGCGATCTTTTCCAAAACCCGTAAAGGGGGCGCTGCCGCGGATATTTCAGCCTGGGGGCAAGCGGGGCTGAAGGGTGAATGGGCACGCAAGCCGATCAGCCTCTACGGCCGCAACAGCGCTTCCGGCACCTACGGCTACTTTAAAGAAAAAGCCCTCTTCAAGGGCGATTACAAAGATACCGTGAAAGAGCAGCCAGGTTCTGCGTCGGTCGTCCTCGGTGTCACCGAAGACCTCAGCGGCATCGGCTACTCCGGGATCGGTTACAAGACCTCGGGGGTCAAGGCCATCGCCCTGTCAAAAGGGGGCGGAGAAGCCTATGCACCGACCTACGAGAACGTGTTGAGCGGCAACTACCCGCTGGGGCGTCTGCTCTATATCTACGTTGCCAAAGAGCCGAACAAGCCGCTGCCGAAGCTGGTCAAGGAGTTCCTGACCTTCGTCCTCTCCAAAGAAGGACAGGAGATCGTTGTTAAAGACGGCTACCTGCCGTTGACCGCAGCCGTTGCCGCCAAGCAACGTGCGTTGCTTGACTGAGTGGATGCGGTGAGCTTGCCGCTGATCATTGGCACAAACGCAGATTCCGTCGTCACCAGTCAGGGCGACGGAATCTGCCGTTGTCAAAACCGGGATCTGCTTCATGAATAAGAACTTCAGCCGCCGCGCCAAACGCACCGACACCCTCGCCAAAGTGGTCATCTCCTGCGGCGGCGTCCTGGTTATCTTCTGTGTCGTCTTCATCCTCGCCCTGATCGCCGGCACGGCGCTCCCTCTCTTTCAATCTCCTCGCGCCGACATCGTCGCCAGCTTTCCCCTGCCGCAACAGCCACAGCAAGAGGTGCTGGCGCTCGGCGTTGACGATTATCTTGAATCCGGATTTTTCATCGATCGTGGTGGGGTCTTCAATTTTTTTGAAGTTCGTCACGGCAAAGGGACTGACCAATACCCGGCACCGCAGCCCGCTCCCGATTCAAAGCTGCTTGCAATCGATCGCTATGGCCAGATGCAGTTCGGGCTGCTCTGGCAGGACGGCACGCTGACGCTCGAAAAGGTTATTTTTCAAGCGTTCTTTGACGAGGCCAACGAAAATCAACGTTCGATTGTGCACCGCGTCACCCGCGAAACGACATTCCCCCCCGGCGAATTTGGCCTGCCGCTACGTTCCCTGGGACGACTCGGTGAAGACGGCCGCCGCACCCGTATCGACCTGCTGGCGGACGGCCAGCTGGTGGTAACGCAGCTCGCCGTAAATGAAAACTTTCTCGGCGAGGTCGAAGCAGAGCACTTCAGCGAAACCCTCGACACCGCCGAGCAGCAGATCACCGCCCTGACCATCAACCGGCAAGGCACGGAACTGTACGCCGGCACCGCGACCGGGACACTGCTGCGCTGGTCGCTGGAAGAGCCCGGCGAAGCGGTCCTGCGCGACGCGTTGACTGCCTTTGACGATCAGCGTCCGATCACCGCGCTGGGGCTGGTTTTCGGTGACTACAGTCTGGCGGTGGGGGACGCACAGGGCGAGGTCAGCACCTGGTTTCCGGTGCGCATCGCCAAAAACAGCGCCCGCAAGGTGCTCAGGCGGATTCATGATCTGACCCCGCACGCGAACGCGATCACCGACATCCAACCCTCGCTGCGCGACAAGTCGCTCCTTACTCTGGGGCGCAACGGCGTGTTGAACCTCGACCACATGACCAGCGAACGCCACCTGCTCAGCTTCGGCGAGCGCGCCCCGCTGACCCACTATGCCATCAACACCCGCGGTGACGGCGTCGTTGGGCTCACCGCAAACAGCACCACCTGGGTCTGGAAGCTTGACAATCCGCACCCTGAAGTGAGCTGGAAAACCCTCTTCGGCAAGGTCTGGTACGAGGGGTACGACGCCCCCGAATATGCCTGGCAGTCGTCCTCGGCGAGTGACGATTTTGAGCCGAAATTGAGTCTGACGCCGCTGATCTTCGGTACGCTCAAGGGCACCTTCTACGCCATGATTTTCGCCATTCCGCTGGCGCTCTGCGGGGCGATTTACACCAGTCAGTTCTGTCGCCCGCGGCTGCGCCAGACGATCAAACCGGCGATTGAAATCATGGCGGCGATTCCGACCGTGATCATCGGTTTCCTCGCCGCCCTGTGGCTGGCGCCGCTGATCGAAAGTTCGCTCGGGGCGGTCTTTCTGTCGTTCATTTTTATCCCTGCCGGGCTGATGATCGCCATCATCGTCTGGCAGCAGTTGCGCCAGCACAAACCGCTCAAACAGATCGAAAACGGTTTCGAATTTCTGGCCATTGTACCGGTGCTGCTCCTCACCTTCGCGGCGGCAGCGACCCTCGGGCCGCTCGCCGAGAAGCTCCTCTTCGCCGGTGACCTGCGGCAGTGGCTGTTTCAGGAAATGGGCACCCGCTACGATCCGCGCAACTGTCTCGTCATCGCCTTCGGGATGGGGTTTGCGGTCATTCCGATCATCTTCACCATCGCCGAGGATTCACTCTCCAACGTCCCGCCAGCGCTGAAGGCCGCCTCCCTTGCCTGCGGCGCGAGCCGCTGGCAGACGGTCTGGCGGGTGATCCTCCCTTCCGCCAGCCCCGGCATCTTCGCCGGGACCATGATCGGCTTCGGTCGTGCGGTCGGGGAAACGATGATTGTGCTGATGGCGACGGGGAACACGGCGATCATCGAGTTAAGTATCTTCAATGGCATGCGCCCGCTCTCCTCGAATATTGCCGTGGAAATCCCCGAAGCGCCGTTCGGCGGCACCCTCTATCGCACCCTCTTTCTGTCGGCGGTGATCCTGTTTCTGATGACCTTTGTGGTCAATACCGTGGCCGAGGTGATCCGCCAACGGCTGCGCAAAAAATACGGACGGTTTTAGGCTATGAGAAGAAACTACTGGAAAATCGGCGAACCGTGGGTGTGGGCAACCGGCGCTGCGCTGAGCGTCACCTTGCTGATCGCCGTTACCCTGATCGCCGTGATCATGGTCAACGGTCTCGGCGTCTTCTGGCCGGGGAAGCTGCAACAACTGGAACTGAAAGACGGCAGCAAACTCCTTGGCGAGCTGATTCAAAGTGAACCGGTCCATCGCGGCGAGGGGTTGCGGCGGCAGTACAAGATCGCCAACCGTGATCTTTACGGCCTCGATTTCCGCTGGATCGACGAAACCGAGATCCTCCGTGCCGACCATCCCGCTACCGCCATCGTCCTCGAACGGGAGGAGAACGGCGACTTTTTCGGTTTCCTCGACTCTGTCTACGCCAGCGGGCTGGAACTCCCCGCCGGAGCCGCCCCGTATGCACAACTGAGCGCGGCGCTCGATCAGGTCAGCGCCATGAAAGCCGCCGGGCACGCTACCGATCAGCAACTCTCCACCGCCAGTTATCGCCTTGAACAGCTCCGCCGTGACCAGCTCAAGGCCGAGTATCAAGGGGTCGACCCGCGTTCCTCTTCCTATCAGGAGCTGCTCTACGAGCAGGAGCGCCTCAAGGCCGATTTTGAACAGTTGGTTGAACAGCAGCGTAAGGCGCAGACGAACCTGCGCCAGTACCAGTCGACCTTCAGCGACGCCAACGGACGCACCAGGAACATCGTGCTGGCCGACATCGTTCAGGCCTACCGGCCCAATCAACTGGCCTGGCACCAGCAGGTCTTCTTCTACGCCGCCAAGCTCAAGGAACTGATCGTTGGTGAGCCGCGCGAATCGAACACCGAGGGCGGCCTTTTCCCGGCGATCTTCGGCACCATCATGCTGATCTTCACCATGAGTCTCTTCAGTTTTCCCCTCGGCGTCATCGCCGCGATCTACCTGCGCGAGTACGCCAGAGAAGGGTTCATCGTGCGGGTGGTGCGCATCGCCGTCAACAACCTGGCCGGAATTCCCTCGATCGTCTACGGTATTTTCGGTCTTGGCTTCTTCGTCTACGGTATCGGCAGTAACATCGACAAACTGTTTTTCCCTGAACAGCTCCCGACCCCGACCTTCGGCACCGGCGGCATCCTCTGGGCCAGCCTGACCCTGGCGCTGCTCACCGTGCCAGTCGTCATTGTCGCCACCGAAGAAGCTCTCGGCGCGATCCCGCGCGAATTCCGCGAAGGTTCGCTGGCCCTTGGCGCGACCAAATTTCAGACCCTGCTGCGGATTTTGCTGCCGATGGCCTCCCCCGGCATCATGACCGGGCTGATCCTGGCGATGGCCCGCGCCGCCGGTGAAGTCGCGCCGTTGATGATCACCGGCGTGGTCAAGCTGGCTCCGGCGCTGCCGATCGACGGCAATTTTCCGTTCTTCCACCTCGACCGGAAATTCATGCACCTTGGTTTTCATATCTTCGATATCGGCTTCCAGTCACCGAACGTCGAAGCCGCCAAACCGATGGTCTTCGTCACCACCCTGTTGCTGGTGCTGATCGTCCTGGCGCTGAGCAGCCTTGCAATATGGCTTCGTAACCGGATGAAAAAACGCTATACTTTCAGCACCTTCTGAATAGAGGATGATTAATATGCCAACCACCGCACCACAACCCACCGTCGCACCGATCATCGCGGTCGAAAATGTTGACTTCTTCTACGGTCCGACCCAGGCCCTCCACGGGATCAACCTCAACTTTCCGCGCAAACAGGTGACGGCCCTTATCGGTCCCTCCGGCTGCGGCAAGTCGACTCTGTTGCGCTGTTTCAATCGCATGAACGACCTGATCGACAACATCGACGTGCGCGGCAGGATCACCCTTAATGGTGACGATATCTACGCGTCGACCACCGATGTCATCGAACTGCGCCGCCGGGTCGGGATGGTCTTCCAGAAGTCGAATCCATTTCCGAAATCGATCTATGAGAATGTCATTTACGGCTTGCGCATTGCCGGGGTGAAAGACAAGGCGGTGCTGGATGAAGCAGTCGAACGCAGCCTCAATGGGGCGGCGCTGTGGGATGAGGTCAAGGACCGTCTCCACAACTCGGCACTCAGCCTCTCCGGCGGCCAGATGCAGCGCCTCTGCATCGCCCGGGCGATCGCGGTCAACCCCGAGGTGATCCTGATGGATGAGCCGTGCAGCGCCCTTGACCCCAAGTCGACCGCGCGGGTCGAAGAGCTGATCGGTGAGCTGCGCGAGGAATTCACTATCATTATCGTCACCCACAATATGCAGCAGGCGGCACGGGTTTCCGATTTTACCGCTTTCCTTTATGAAGGGTTTCTGGTTGAATTCGGACAGACCGATAAAATGTTCATGAAACCAAAGAATAAGCAGACTGAAGATTACATCACTGGCCGTTTCGGCTGAGGAGTTAGTGCGATGACAAGTTTTTTACACAAAGAATTGGCCGCTTTGCAAAAACAGCTCCTGACGCTGACCGCGCTGGTCGAAGAAAGTGTGCAGCTTTCGTTCAAGGCGCTGACCGAGCGGGATGTAGTG
This window contains:
- a CDS encoding phosphate ABC transporter substrate-binding protein, translated to MFNTSKKLILMSIFSITVVAMMASASFAVQIKVDVNLSDYVKVQGVAGNLGSVGSDTLNNLMTFWAESFRKKYPNVNIQIEGKGSSTAPPALIEGTSQLGPMSRKMKNKEVEAFEARYGFKPTLIGVALDSLAIYVNKDNPLDTLDLKDVDAIFSKTRKGGAAADISAWGQAGLKGEWARKPISLYGRNSASGTYGYFKEKALFKGDYKDTVKEQPGSASVVLGVTEDLSGIGYSGIGYKTSGVKAIALSKGGGEAYAPTYENVLSGNYPLGRLLYIYVAKEPNKPLPKLVKEFLTFVLSKEGQEIVVKDGYLPLTAAVAAKQRALLD
- the pstA gene encoding phosphate ABC transporter permease PstA, which codes for MRRNYWKIGEPWVWATGAALSVTLLIAVTLIAVIMVNGLGVFWPGKLQQLELKDGSKLLGELIQSEPVHRGEGLRRQYKIANRDLYGLDFRWIDETEILRADHPATAIVLEREENGDFFGFLDSVYASGLELPAGAAPYAQLSAALDQVSAMKAAGHATDQQLSTASYRLEQLRRDQLKAEYQGVDPRSSSYQELLYEQERLKADFEQLVEQQRKAQTNLRQYQSTFSDANGRTRNIVLADIVQAYRPNQLAWHQQVFFYAAKLKELIVGEPRESNTEGGLFPAIFGTIMLIFTMSLFSFPLGVIAAIYLREYAREGFIVRVVRIAVNNLAGIPSIVYGIFGLGFFVYGIGSNIDKLFFPEQLPTPTFGTGGILWASLTLALLTVPVVIVATEEALGAIPREFREGSLALGATKFQTLLRILLPMASPGIMTGLILAMARAAGEVAPLMITGVVKLAPALPIDGNFPFFHLDRKFMHLGFHIFDIGFQSPNVEAAKPMVFVTTLLLVLIVLALSSLAIWLRNRMKKRYTFSTF
- a CDS encoding ABC transporter permease subunit; amino-acid sequence: MNKNFSRRAKRTDTLAKVVISCGGVLVIFCVVFILALIAGTALPLFQSPRADIVASFPLPQQPQQEVLALGVDDYLESGFFIDRGGVFNFFEVRHGKGTDQYPAPQPAPDSKLLAIDRYGQMQFGLLWQDGTLTLEKVIFQAFFDEANENQRSIVHRVTRETTFPPGEFGLPLRSLGRLGEDGRRTRIDLLADGQLVVTQLAVNENFLGEVEAEHFSETLDTAEQQITALTINRQGTELYAGTATGTLLRWSLEEPGEAVLRDALTAFDDQRPITALGLVFGDYSLAVGDAQGEVSTWFPVRIAKNSARKVLRRIHDLTPHANAITDIQPSLRDKSLLTLGRNGVLNLDHMTSERHLLSFGERAPLTHYAINTRGDGVVGLTANSTTWVWKLDNPHPEVSWKTLFGKVWYEGYDAPEYAWQSSSASDDFEPKLSLTPLIFGTLKGTFYAMIFAIPLALCGAIYTSQFCRPRLRQTIKPAIEIMAAIPTVIIGFLAALWLAPLIESSLGAVFLSFIFIPAGLMIAIIVWQQLRQHKPLKQIENGFEFLAIVPVLLLTFAAAATLGPLAEKLLFAGDLRQWLFQEMGTRYDPRNCLVIAFGMGFAVIPIIFTIAEDSLSNVPPALKAASLACGASRWQTVWRVILPSASPGIFAGTMIGFGRAVGETMIVLMATGNTAIIELSIFNGMRPLSSNIAVEIPEAPFGGTLYRTLFLSAVILFLMTFVVNTVAEVIRQRLRKKYGRF
- the pstB gene encoding phosphate ABC transporter ATP-binding protein PstB; its protein translation is MPTTAPQPTVAPIIAVENVDFFYGPTQALHGINLNFPRKQVTALIGPSGCGKSTLLRCFNRMNDLIDNIDVRGRITLNGDDIYASTTDVIELRRRVGMVFQKSNPFPKSIYENVIYGLRIAGVKDKAVLDEAVERSLNGAALWDEVKDRLHNSALSLSGGQMQRLCIARAIAVNPEVILMDEPCSALDPKSTARVEELIGELREEFTIIIVTHNMQQAARVSDFTAFLYEGFLVEFGQTDKMFMKPKNKQTEDYITGRFG